From the genome of Streptomyces sp. NBC_00523:
CCGCGGCTGCCGGGCTCGTCGGGGGCGCCGGTGGGGGGGCCGTCGCGTTGGCCAAGGGAGCGGTGCCGGCCAAGTATCAGGGGCTGGTGCAGAAGTGGGGGAACCTGTGCTCAGCGATCAACCCGGCCCTGCTCGCCGCGCAGCTCTACCAGGAGAGCGGGTGGAACCCCCGCGCCGAGAGCTCCGCCGCCGCGCAGGGCATCGCGCAGTTCATCCCCGGGACCTGGGCGGGGCACGGGATCGACGGGGACGGGGACGGGGACCGGGACGTGTGGGACCCGGCCGACGCGATCCCCTCCGCCGCTTCGTACGACTGCGAGCTCGCCGGGTACGTGAAGAAGGTCCCCGGTGACCCCACCGACAACATGCTCGCGGCCTACAACGCGGGGGCGTACCGCGTGATCAAGTCGGGCGGCGTGCCCGACATCGCCGAGACCAGGAACTACGTCAAGATCATCCGCTCACTGGAGAAGAGCTTCGCCCGGCCTGTGGGCCGTGTGCAGCCGTCCCAGCAGGCGGCCGGGGCCATCTACTTCGCGCAGAAGAAGCTCGGCACGAAGTACCTGTGGGGCGGCAACGGTACGCCCGAGCAGGGCGGGCGGTTCGACTGTTCCGGGCTGACCCAGGCCGCGTACCGGACCGTCGACATCGAGCTGCCCCGCGTCGCGAACGACCAGTACAACGCCGGGCCGCATCCCTCGCGGGATGAACTGCTCCCCGGTGATCTGGTGTTCTTCTCCGACGATCTGACCAATTCCCGTGCCATTCATCACGTCGGCCTGTACGTCGGGGGCGGGTACATGATCAATGCTCCGTACACTGGTGCGGTCATCCGGTTCGACAAGATCGACTCGCCCGATTACTTCGGTGCCACACGCGTGACCAAGGATGGGGCGGCGGCGCTGCCGACCGCGCGGCCGGCCGCCTGAGGCGCGTGCGGTGGTGGCCGGAAACCCTCCGTGAAGCCCGGGCCCTGAGCTGCGACGATGTGTCACTCTTCGATAACGTCGTGGTGATCATTCGGTGGAGAGTGGAACGTACGCACGCGGCGTGTCGTTCTCTGGCTGGGCGCGTGAGTGATCGACGTGGACGGACCGAACACGGGGGTTCGTGAATCGCGGCGCACAGGGACGTGTGCCGCAGTAGCAGACAAGGCAAGGGGCCGCAGCAGATGGCTGGACTCGCACTGGATGGGTCGAACCCCGACGTCAGCCTGCTCTACGACATCAACGGGCTCGCCAAGTCCGCTCCCACCTGGTTCGACCGGGTCATGGAGTTCGTCGGAGAGTACGGGATCATGTTCGGCATGGTCCTCGTGGTCCTGTGGTGCTGGTGGAGCGTTCGCCGGCGCGGCACGGCCGAGGACTCCGTGTCGGCGGTGGCCGGGCTCGTCTGGGCCCCGCTCGCGGCCGGGATCGCCCTGCTCATCAACATCCCGATCCGTGGCTTCGTGGAACGGCCGCGGCCGTTCAAGGACCACTCCGGGCTCGATGTCCTGGTGGACGGGAAGAACGACTTCTCGTTCGTCAGCGACCACGCCACGATGGCGATGGCCCTCGGCGTCGGGCTCTTCGTCGCCCACCGGAAGTTCGGCATCGCGGCCATCGGGCTCGCCCTGCTGGAAGGCTTCTGCCGGGTCTACATGGGCGTCCACTACCCGACGGACGTCGTCGGCGGCTTCGCCCTCGGTACGGCCGTCGCGCTGCTCCTCGCGCCCCTGGCGATGATGCTGCTGACGCCCCTCGTGGCGGCCGTCTCCCGGTCCGCCCGCCTCGGCCCCCTCGTCCGCTCGCGCCGTCCCCGGACGGCGGACTCCGGCCGGGACGACGCGCTCGGGATCCCCGAGCCGCGCCCCGGTTCGCGCGGTGGCGGGACCGACGGCGAGAAGGGCCTCGCGGCCTGAAGCCCGTCCCCCTCACGCATGTGCCCCGGAGCCCGCGAGGGCGGCCCGGGGCACACGTGTATGTGGGGCCCTCCGCCCCTCACACCCCCTGCGCGTACGTGAACAGCCCCTCCGGGTCGTACCGCTTCTTCACCTGGGCCAGGCGCGCCGCCCCCGAGCCGTAGTACGCGGAGCGCCAGTTGGTGAGGGACGGGTCCGTGTAGTTCTGGTACGCCGCCCCGGAGGCGTACGGGCGCATCGCCGCATGGGTTTCTTTCAGCCACTTCTGCTGGGCGGTTCCCGGGGCCCCGGGCCGCCAGGCCCCGATGTACTGGGCGAGCATCCGGGAGCGGCGGTGGACGAACGCGGTGGCCCCCGGGTCCACCCGGTTCACCGCCCCGCCCAGCGCGGTCAGCGCGACCGAACCGCCGCCGCCCTGGCCGGGGGCGAGGCGGGTGAACGCCAGGACCGCTTCGAGCAGGGCCGACACGCCCGCCGGGGGCAGTGAGCGGTCGTAGAAGTCGGAGGCGGCGGCGTACGTCTCGCGCTGGAGGGCGCCCTGCGAGGTGCGGCCCGGCGTGGTCCCCGGCAGGTGGCACTGCGCGTCCGTGAGGCCCGAGCAGCCCGCGTACACGAGCATCGCCTCCCGGTAGTCGCGGCGGCGCAGCGAGACCGAGGAGGCGGGGGCGCCGATGCGGTCGGCGAGGCGGTCGACGGCGTTCTGCAGGTCCCCGTACGTGCCGAGGCTGAACGCCGAGACCGAGACCGTCGGGTTGCTGCCGCCCGGCCCGGCGTCGAGGTGCGCGGCGGACCAGATCTCGTCGGGCTGGGCCGGGCCCCACTCCTGCCAGGCGGTGATGACGTTCCGGGCACGCGACCAGGGCCAGGACATGTACGCGGTGACCGTCCGGGGGGCGGAGTGCGTACGGAAGCGGAGGCTCGTGACGACGCCGAAGTTGCCGTTGCCCGCGCCGCGCAGGGCCCAGAAGAGGTCCGGGTCGCGTTTGGCGTCGGCGGTCACCGTGCGGCCGTCGGCCGTGACGAGGGTGGCGGCGGTGAGGCTGTCGCAGGTCAGGCCGTAGGCGCGGGCGGCGACGCCGTGGCCGCCGCCGAGGGTGAGACCGGAGATGCCGACCGTGGGGCAGGAGCCGCCGGGGATCGTCACGCCGTGCGTGGCCAGGCCCTCGTAGACGTCGAGGAGCTTGGCGCCGGCGCCGATCGTGCCGTTCGCCTCGACGCGGTTGAGTGACGCGACGTCAATCACCAGGCGGCCGTTGCCGCTCGACCAGCCGGCGTACGAGTGGCCGCCGCTGCGGATCGCGACCGGCACGGAGGCGCGGCGGGCGAAGGCCAGGCACTCGCGGATGTCGTCCTCGTGCCGGACATAGGCGATCCCGGCCGGTTTCTGGCCGTCGAAGCGGGTGTTGTAGAGCTGACGGGCGGTCGCGTACGCGGTGTCGCCGGGGCGGATCAGCGGCCCGTCGAGGCTCTTGCCGAGTGCGGACCAGTCGGCCGGGCCGGAGGGTTTGGACGCCGAGGGGGCCGGGGACGACGCGGGCCTGCTGGCGGCCGTGGTGTCGCCGGGGGCCGGGTCCGTCGTGTCGGTGCCCTCGCAGGCGGTGGCGGTGGCACCGGTGAGGACGGCGGCGCCCGCCGCGAGGAGCGTGCGCCGGTTCGGCGGGGTCATCGGACCTCCGGAGTGGGGGAGAGGGTCTTTCCCTTGGGTCAGGCCGGATTGGGGGAGGGCCGGTGGTCAGGCCGTGGTGCGGTGCTCGTCGGCGTCCGCGCGGGCCCGGTCGCGGGACCGGCGGGCGGGCCCGGACCAGCCGCAGGCGCAGCGGGCGGTGCAGAACGAGCCGCGTTCGACGGTGGTCGGTTCATGGGCGGGGCGGGCCGGCGGGACCTCGGCGGCGTGTTGGTCGTACACGCGAACACGGTACTGGGCGGGGCGGCCCGGCCGGGAGGGGTCCGTCAACCGTCGGGGGGCGCGCGGGCGACGCCGACGGCGCCAATCGGGGGCGTGGACGTTACAGGGGGCACCGGCCGTCGTTATGCGAGGCGGACACGACCTCGGGCAAGCGGTTCGGCGTTTGGGGATGGGCAGGCGATGGTGGTGCAGCAGCACAGGTCCGGAGGCGGGGTGCGCGTCGTGCGCGCCCTCGCCGCGGTGGGCGTGGCGGCGGCGGCCGCCGGGTGTGCCGGTGGCGGCGGCGTCGACCGTGCCACGGCGGCCGCGGACGCCCGGGACGGCGGCGCCGAGGTGGTGCGGCGGGCGGCGGCGGTGCTCGCCGGGGACGGGGTCGCGAGCGCCGAGGTGAGCACGTCGATGGAGACGGCCGCCGGCGGCACCCGGGTCACGATCAGGGGCTCGGGGGCGTACGACTTCCGGGCCGGTTCGGGCCGGCTGAAGGTGGTGCTGCCGCCCGACGCGGCGGGCGAGGAGGAGCACCGGCCGATCACGGAGCTGCTGGCGCCGGGTGCGCTGTACATGATGAACCGGGGTGCGGGGGTGCCCGCCGACAAGTGGGTGCGGATCGACACGACGGCCCTGGAGGACGGGAACCTGGTCACCGGCGGGGTGACCGATCCGCTGGCCGCCGCCGAACTGCTGCGGGGCGCGGGGGCCGTGACGTACGTGGGCGAGACGGATGTGGCCGGAGTGACCGTGCGGCACTACCGGGGCACCGCGGACATCGGCCGGGCGGCCCGGCTGGCGGGGCCCGGTGCGCGGGCGGCGCTGGGGGCGGCGGCGAAAGGGTTCCGCACGCGGACCGTGCCGTTCGACGCGTATCTGGACGAGCAGGGGCGGCTGCGCAAGGTGCGCCACCGGTTCAGCTTCGCCAACGAGGGCCGGGCGGCGGAGGTCGTCTCCACGACGCTGCTGTACGGGTTCGGCGCGCCCGTCACCGTACGGCTGCCGCACGACCGGGACATCTACACCGGCGAGATCGAACAGGGACGGGCGTGAGATGAGTCGCACGGTCCCCGCATGGGTGGGGGTGAAATGGTCCGTCCGTGCCATGCGCGGTACGTGTCGGGCTCTCTACTCTGGGAAGCCGGTAACGGCAGTGAGAGGTGAGTGACGTGGTGACGCTCAGCCCGACCGTATCGGACCATGTGGCGCTCGCCGAGATCGAGCTGTGCGGGGAACTGATGATCGCCGCGTCCGCGGCGATCGGGGAACGGCTCAGCGCGGACCGCATCGACGAGGTGCTCGACGTCAAGGTGAGCGCCGACCGCACCACCGTCCCCCGGCAGGGCGACCACCGGGGCTGAGGGGTCGCCGGGGGTCAGGTGCGCAGCAGGCGGGCGATGGCCTTGGTGGCCTCCTCGACCTTCGCGTCGACCTCGTCGCCGCCCTTGAGGGCCGCGTCGGCGACGCAGTGCCGCAGGTGCTCCTCCAGGAGCTGGAGCGCGAAGGACTGGAGCGCCTTGGTGGACGCCGAGACCTGGGTGAGTATGTCGATGCAGTAGACGTCCTCGTCCACCATGCGCTGGAGGCCGCGGATCTGGCCCTCGATGCGGCGCAGGCGTTTGAGGTGTTCGGCCTTCTGGTGGTGGTAGCCGTGTATTCCGCGGTCGTGGTCGGTGACGATCGCTTCCACGGGGGCGGCGCCGGGTGCCGCGTCCGGTGAGGGCCCGGTCCCCATGGCCTCGGTGGTGGTCATTGCTGCCTCCCGTTTTCCCTTTACCCTGCCGTTTATATACCCCTGGTGGGTATATCCTAACGAATTCAGCTGAAACGTGACCGGGGTCCCGTGCTGATCACTGTGCCCGATGCGCGACACTGAAGAATGCCGGTTAGCCGTGGCCGGATGATGCGCCTAGCATCAGCCTGACCGAATCCAAAGCACCCCGAGGACCCCACGTGCGCTTTCGTCTGACCCCCAGGGAGACGAGCTTCTACGACATGTTCTCCGCATCCGCGGACAACATCGTCACGGGCTCGAAACTCCTGATGGAACTGCTCGGGGCGGATTCGTCCTCCCGGGCCGAGATCGCGGAGCGCATGCGGGCAGCGGAGCACGCGGGGGACGATGCCACCCACGCGATCTTCCACCAGCTGAACTCCTCCTTCATTACGCCGTTCGACCGTGAGGACATTTACAACCTCGCGTCGTCGCTCGACGACATCATGGACTTCATGGAGGAGGCCGTCGATCTGGTCGTGCTGTATCAGATCGAGACGCTTCCCAAGGGTGTGGAGCAGCAGATCGAGGTGCTGGCGCGGGCGGCCGAACTGACCGCCGAGGCCATGCCGGGTCTGCGCACGATGGACAACCTCACCGAGTACTGGATCGAGGTCAACCGTCTGGAGAACCAGGCCGACCAGATCCACCGCAAGCTGCTCGCCCACCTCTTCAACGGCAAGTACGACGCCATAGAGGTGCTGAAGCTGAAGCAGATCGTGGACGTGCTGGAAGAGGCTGCCGACGCGTTCGAGCACGTCGCGAACACGGTGGAGACCATCGCGGTCAAGGAGTCCTGAACCACGTGGACACCTTCGTACTGATCGTGACCATCGGCGTCGCGCTCGGCTTCACCTACACCAACGGCTTCCACGACTCGGCGAACGCGATCGCCACGTCGGTCTCGACCCGTGCGCTGACGCCGCGTGCGGCGCTGGCGATGGCGGCCGTGATGAACCTCGCGGGCGCGTTCCTCGGCAGCGGGGTCGCCAAGACCGTCAGTGAGGGCCTGATCGCGACGCCCGAGGGCAACAAGGGGATGGGCATCCTCTTCGCCGCGCTCGTCGGTGCCGTCATCTGGAACCTGGTCACCTGGTACTTCGGCCTGCCCTCGTCGTCCTCGCACGCCCTGTTCGGCGGGATGGTCGGCGCGGCGCTGGCCGGCGGGACGATGGTGCACTGGGACGGGGTGCTCGACAAGATCGTCATTCCGATGTTCCTGTCGCCGGTGATCGGCCTGGTGGTCGGTTATCTGGTGATGGTCGCCATCATGTGGATGTTCCGGAAGGCCAACCCGCACAAGGCCAAGCGCGGTTTCCGCATCGCGCAGACGGTCTCGGCGGCGGGCATGGCGCTCGGTCACGGTCTCCAGGACGCGCAGAAGACGATGGGCATCGTGGTGATGGCCCTGGTCATCGCCGACGTCGAGTCCCCGAGCGATCCGATCCCGGTCTGGGTGAAGCTGGTCTGCGCGCTGATGCTGTCGCTCGGTACGTACGCGGGCGGCTGGCGCATCATGCGTACGCTCGGCCGGAAGATCATCGAGCTGGACCCGCCGCAGGGCTTCGCCGCCGAGACGACGGGTGCGTCGATCATGTTCGGTTCGGCCTTCCTCTTCCACGCGCCGATCTCGACCACCCATGTGATCACCTCGGCGATCATGGGTGTGGGCGCCACGAAACGGGTGAACGCGGTGCGGTGGGGTGTCGCGAAGAACATCATCCTCGGCTGGTTCATCACGATGCCGGCCGCGGCGCTGGTCGCCGCCGCGAGTTACGGGGTCGTCTACCTGATGTTCGGCTGACGCCGGCTGCTGTACGTGGGTCCGCCCCGCACTCCCGAGGGAGTGCGGGGCGGACCCTTTTCGCCTTGTGGTGGCACCGCCATGCAGCACCCCAAGGCCGTACGGGAGGGCCGTCGGGATCAGCCGAAGCGGCCGGAGATGTAGTCCTCGGTGGCCTGGACCGACGGGTTGGAGAAGATGCGTTCCGTCTCGTCGATCTCGATGAGCTTGCCGGGCTTGCCGACGGCCGCCAGGTTGAAGAACGCGGTGCGGTCCGAGACGCGGGCCGCCTGCTGCATGTTGTGCGTGACGATGACGATCGTGAACCGCTCCTTGAGCTCGCCGACCAGGTCCTCGATGGCGAGGGTGGAGATCGGGTCGAGGGCGGAGCACGGCTCGTCCATCAGCAGCACGTCCGGCTCGACGGCGATCGCGCGGGCGATGCACAGGCGCTGCTGCTGGCCGCCGGAGAGGCCGGAGCCGGGCTTGTTCAGCCGGTCCTTGACCTCGTTCCACAGGTTCGCGCCGCGCAGGGACTTCTCCACGACGTCGTTGAGGGCGCTCTTGCGGTACGAGCCGTTGAGGCGCAGGCCCGCCGCCACGTTGTCGAAGATCGACATGGTGGGGAAGGGGTTCGGGCGCTGGAAGACCATGCCGACCGTACGGCGTACGGTCACCGGGTCGACGTGCGTCCCGTACAGGTTCTCGTCGTCCAGGAGCACCTTGCCCTCGACGCGGCCGCCGGGGGTGACCTCGTGCATCCGGTTCAGGGTGCGCAGGAAGGTGGACTTGCCGCAGCCGGAGGGGCCGATGAAGGCGGTCACCGAGCGGGGCTCGATGGTCATGGAGATGTCGTCTATCGCCTTGTGGCTGCCGTAGTAGGCCGACAGTCCGCTGACGTCAATGCGCTTGGCCATCTGAATCACTGCTGCTTTCCGCCGGGCCTAGCGGCCGGTCTTGGGGGCCTTCCAGCGGGCGATGCCGCGGGCCACCAGGTTGAGGATCATGACGAAGGCGATCAGGACCAGGGCCGCTGCCCAGGCGCGGTCGTAGGACGCGGCCTCCCCGATCTTGTACTGCTCGTAGATGTAGAAGGGCAGTGACGACTGGGCGCCTTCGAAGGGGTTGGTGTTGATCAGCTGGCTGCCGAAGACCAGCAGGATGATCGGGGCGGTCTCGC
Proteins encoded in this window:
- a CDS encoding metal-sensitive transcriptional regulator, whose amino-acid sequence is MTTTEAMGTGPSPDAAPGAAPVEAIVTDHDRGIHGYHHQKAEHLKRLRRIEGQIRGLQRMVDEDVYCIDILTQVSASTKALQSFALQLLEEHLRHCVADAALKGGDEVDAKVEEATKAIARLLRT
- the pstB gene encoding phosphate ABC transporter ATP-binding protein PstB; protein product: MAKRIDVSGLSAYYGSHKAIDDISMTIEPRSVTAFIGPSGCGKSTFLRTLNRMHEVTPGGRVEGKVLLDDENLYGTHVDPVTVRRTVGMVFQRPNPFPTMSIFDNVAAGLRLNGSYRKSALNDVVEKSLRGANLWNEVKDRLNKPGSGLSGGQQQRLCIARAIAVEPDVLLMDEPCSALDPISTLAIEDLVGELKERFTIVIVTHNMQQAARVSDRTAFFNLAAVGKPGKLIEIDETERIFSNPSVQATEDYISGRFG
- a CDS encoding DUF47 domain-containing protein; this encodes MRFRLTPRETSFYDMFSASADNIVTGSKLLMELLGADSSSRAEIAERMRAAEHAGDDATHAIFHQLNSSFITPFDREDIYNLASSLDDIMDFMEEAVDLVVLYQIETLPKGVEQQIEVLARAAELTAEAMPGLRTMDNLTEYWIEVNRLENQADQIHRKLLAHLFNGKYDAIEVLKLKQIVDVLEEAADAFEHVANTVETIAVKES
- a CDS encoding phosphatase PAP2 family protein — encoded protein: MAGLALDGSNPDVSLLYDINGLAKSAPTWFDRVMEFVGEYGIMFGMVLVVLWCWWSVRRRGTAEDSVSAVAGLVWAPLAAGIALLINIPIRGFVERPRPFKDHSGLDVLVDGKNDFSFVSDHATMAMALGVGLFVAHRKFGIAAIGLALLEGFCRVYMGVHYPTDVVGGFALGTAVALLLAPLAMMLLTPLVAAVSRSARLGPLVRSRRPRTADSGRDDALGIPEPRPGSRGGGTDGEKGLAA
- a CDS encoding FAD-binding oxidoreductase gives rise to the protein MTPPNRRTLLAAGAAVLTGATATACEGTDTTDPAPGDTTAASRPASSPAPSASKPSGPADWSALGKSLDGPLIRPGDTAYATARQLYNTRFDGQKPAGIAYVRHEDDIRECLAFARRASVPVAIRSGGHSYAGWSSGNGRLVIDVASLNRVEANGTIGAGAKLLDVYEGLATHGVTIPGGSCPTVGISGLTLGGGHGVAARAYGLTCDSLTAATLVTADGRTVTADAKRDPDLFWALRGAGNGNFGVVTSLRFRTHSAPRTVTAYMSWPWSRARNVITAWQEWGPAQPDEIWSAAHLDAGPGGSNPTVSVSAFSLGTYGDLQNAVDRLADRIGAPASSVSLRRRDYREAMLVYAGCSGLTDAQCHLPGTTPGRTSQGALQRETYAAASDFYDRSLPPAGVSALLEAVLAFTRLAPGQGGGGSVALTALGGAVNRVDPGATAFVHRRSRMLAQYIGAWRPGAPGTAQQKWLKETHAAMRPYASGAAYQNYTDPSLTNWRSAYYGSGAARLAQVKKRYDPEGLFTYAQGV
- a CDS encoding C40 family peptidase yields the protein MRRFWVAMGVGVGGALCFVALLVVGTYSAAAGLVGGAGGGAVALAKGAVPAKYQGLVQKWGNLCSAINPALLAAQLYQESGWNPRAESSAAAQGIAQFIPGTWAGHGIDGDGDGDRDVWDPADAIPSAASYDCELAGYVKKVPGDPTDNMLAAYNAGAYRVIKSGGVPDIAETRNYVKIIRSLEKSFARPVGRVQPSQQAAGAIYFAQKKLGTKYLWGGNGTPEQGGRFDCSGLTQAAYRTVDIELPRVANDQYNAGPHPSRDELLPGDLVFFSDDLTNSRAIHHVGLYVGGGYMINAPYTGAVIRFDKIDSPDYFGATRVTKDGAAALPTARPAA
- a CDS encoding inorganic phosphate transporter, which translates into the protein MDTFVLIVTIGVALGFTYTNGFHDSANAIATSVSTRALTPRAALAMAAVMNLAGAFLGSGVAKTVSEGLIATPEGNKGMGILFAALVGAVIWNLVTWYFGLPSSSSHALFGGMVGAALAGGTMVHWDGVLDKIVIPMFLSPVIGLVVGYLVMVAIMWMFRKANPHKAKRGFRIAQTVSAAGMALGHGLQDAQKTMGIVVMALVIADVESPSDPIPVWVKLVCALMLSLGTYAGGWRIMRTLGRKIIELDPPQGFAAETTGASIMFGSAFLFHAPISTTHVITSAIMGVGATKRVNAVRWGVAKNIILGWFITMPAAALVAAASYGVVYLMFG